A region from the Stygiolobus caldivivus genome encodes:
- the purL gene encoding phosphoribosylformylglycinamidine synthase subunit PurL translates to MVKLTLSPFEMEIARKRLGREPNEAEWATIDALWSEHCSYKSSKVYLRSFPSSGERVVMGIEDWQDAGALDVGDGWAIVLKLESHNHPSAIDPFNGSATGVGGIIRDIISKGAIPIALLDMIRVGNLNRERNRWLLKNIIRGIGFYGNSIGVPVVGGELSFDDTYDDNPLVDVAGIGVVRKDKIVPSVVKQAGLKIVIVGLTGLDGLGGASFASRKLSGENEIGAVQIADPFAGKIVLDVTLSIADKVEAIKDLGGGGLVVGVTEMANGFGAVVDLDRVPLRVSDLTPEEILISETQERMLFAVKEERVKEICAEFEYYEYPCAEIGYFTDDSVIRFRYRGKEIVNLPSELLVSPPLFMWEVRKHKRPSIERPKIDIEEAIRKVVSHPDFVSKEWAYSQFDYEVGTSTVIKPGEADAAVIALPNGKLLAVKGDANPDLCENDAYECGKYIVAEAYRNLATVGAKGIGIVDHLQFGDPRKPEVYYTFVEALRGIAEAAKFFNTPVVGGKVSFYNENKEGKAIKPTPLVVMAGLVEDKLLRGSIEEDLSIVMLGLARDEMRGTFLSKLYGNFGETPKVRLNEDLVASELVVQGINRGKILFAKDIGRGGLVSALFSILVRGYGVDIRSNGIKADIGDDLLVKLFSESTGRFIVLTKEPEWFLENKKGVIASVIGKVTKSSGVLKIDDKSLELSKEIDNYYNYFFRVIEND, encoded by the coding sequence ATGGTAAAGCTCACTCTTTCCCCTTTTGAAATGGAAATAGCTAGGAAGAGGTTAGGCAGGGAGCCAAATGAAGCTGAGTGGGCAACTATAGACGCTTTGTGGTCTGAACACTGTTCCTACAAGTCGTCTAAAGTATATCTTAGGAGCTTTCCAAGTAGCGGAGAAAGAGTAGTGATGGGGATTGAGGATTGGCAGGACGCAGGAGCACTAGATGTGGGAGATGGCTGGGCTATTGTTTTGAAGTTAGAGAGCCATAATCACCCTTCTGCAATAGACCCGTTCAACGGCTCAGCTACGGGTGTAGGAGGTATAATTAGAGACATAATAAGCAAGGGTGCAATTCCTATAGCCCTCTTAGACATGATAAGGGTAGGGAATTTAAATAGAGAAAGAAATAGATGGTTGTTAAAGAATATTATTAGAGGAATAGGGTTTTACGGTAACAGTATAGGTGTACCAGTAGTCGGTGGAGAGCTTTCATTCGATGATACATACGACGATAACCCGCTAGTTGATGTGGCTGGAATAGGTGTAGTTAGAAAAGATAAGATCGTCCCCAGCGTAGTTAAACAAGCTGGGCTCAAGATCGTTATAGTTGGGCTAACCGGGTTAGACGGACTAGGCGGTGCATCCTTCGCTTCTAGGAAATTAAGCGGAGAAAATGAAATAGGTGCCGTACAAATTGCTGATCCGTTCGCAGGGAAGATAGTACTCGACGTTACACTATCCATAGCCGATAAAGTTGAAGCTATCAAAGACTTAGGCGGTGGAGGATTAGTCGTGGGAGTTACCGAGATGGCTAATGGGTTCGGTGCAGTCGTAGACTTAGACAGAGTCCCGCTCAGAGTCAGTGATCTGACACCGGAAGAGATCTTAATATCTGAAACCCAAGAGAGGATGTTATTTGCTGTAAAAGAAGAACGGGTAAAGGAAATCTGTGCTGAATTTGAATATTACGAATACCCTTGCGCTGAAATAGGGTACTTTACAGATGACAGTGTGATTAGGTTTCGTTATAGAGGCAAAGAAATAGTTAATCTGCCTTCAGAACTATTAGTATCTCCTCCTCTTTTCATGTGGGAGGTTAGAAAACATAAAAGGCCTTCAATTGAGAGGCCTAAGATTGACATAGAAGAAGCGATAAGAAAAGTAGTCTCTCATCCAGATTTTGTAAGTAAGGAATGGGCATATTCGCAGTTTGACTATGAAGTAGGGACATCAACAGTGATCAAACCGGGAGAAGCAGATGCCGCGGTAATAGCTTTACCGAACGGAAAATTATTAGCTGTTAAAGGTGACGCAAATCCGGATTTATGTGAAAATGATGCCTACGAGTGTGGAAAATACATAGTGGCCGAGGCTTATAGAAATTTAGCTACCGTAGGTGCTAAAGGGATCGGAATAGTCGATCATTTGCAATTTGGCGACCCTAGAAAACCTGAGGTATATTATACTTTTGTGGAAGCCCTAAGGGGCATAGCTGAGGCAGCAAAGTTTTTCAATACTCCAGTAGTCGGAGGTAAGGTATCATTTTATAACGAGAATAAAGAGGGTAAAGCAATAAAGCCTACACCCCTTGTAGTAATGGCAGGGCTAGTTGAGGACAAACTCCTAAGAGGTAGTATTGAAGAAGATCTAAGTATTGTAATGCTTGGGCTGGCAAGAGACGAGATGCGGGGTACTTTCCTGTCTAAACTGTATGGTAATTTCGGGGAAACTCCTAAAGTAAGGTTAAACGAAGATCTTGTTGCGAGCGAGTTAGTAGTCCAAGGGATAAACCGAGGTAAAATATTGTTTGCCAAAGACATTGGTAGGGGAGGCCTCGTTTCAGCATTATTTTCGATATTGGTAAGAGGATATGGGGTCGATATAAGGAGTAATGGGATTAAGGCTGATATAGGAGATGATTTATTAGTAAAGCTATTCTCGGAATCCACCGGAAGGTTTATAGTCCTGACAAAAGAGCCCGAATGGTTTTTAGAAAACAAAAAGGGAGTAATAGCCTCTGTGATAGGTAAGGTGACTAAGAGCAGTGGTGTACTTAAAATAGATGATAAGTCGCTCGAATTAAGTAAAGAGATCGATAATTATTATAATTATTTCTTCAGGGTGATAGAAAATGATTAA
- the purF gene encoding amidophosphoribosyltransferase translates to MIKEHCGIVGVWSKDDKATLVTYEVLKLLQHRGQESAGISYLDSGIKTLKGMGLVEDAIDPIFLRNSNLSIGHVRYSTTGKGTIDEAQPLSNGKISIAFNGTIPNYYKFGTRTDTEFILKVLSESNDIKSGIRKLTDLADGAYSIVILTSAGELVGFRDPKGFRPLVLGKIGSSYVIASEDSAIRQLGGTVVRDIRPGEMVYIDKEGNIESEIVSTSSVSFCSFEYIYFARPDSKIDGISVYNARIRLGEILAEKHYVDADIVVPIPESSIPIAIGYSRKARTHLELALVRSMVAKRSFIMPTQDKRESVLEEKFGVVSEVVRGKRIVLIDDSIVRGNTMKRIVKLLKDNGALQVHVRVGSPKIRYPCYMGIDFPTSNELIAYGRTEKEIAFEIGADSVEYLTIEEMIESIGRRDLCHACFSGVYPLKFSYNMSQLESIFKR, encoded by the coding sequence ATGATTAAAGAACATTGTGGTATAGTAGGAGTGTGGAGTAAAGACGATAAGGCTACTTTAGTCACTTACGAGGTGCTAAAACTTTTACAGCATAGGGGTCAAGAGTCTGCAGGCATCTCGTATTTAGATAGCGGAATTAAGACCTTAAAGGGGATGGGGTTAGTAGAAGACGCTATAGACCCTATTTTCCTTAGAAATTCTAATCTATCCATTGGGCACGTTAGGTATTCCACTACTGGAAAGGGTACAATTGATGAGGCTCAACCCCTCAGTAATGGTAAAATCTCAATTGCGTTTAACGGTACTATTCCTAATTATTATAAGTTTGGGACTAGGACTGATACCGAATTTATTCTTAAAGTACTAAGTGAAAGCAATGATATAAAATCTGGAATTAGGAAACTCACCGATTTAGCTGACGGTGCATATTCAATAGTAATACTAACCTCGGCAGGTGAACTGGTCGGCTTCAGGGACCCAAAAGGGTTTAGGCCTTTAGTCCTAGGTAAAATAGGTTCCAGTTATGTTATTGCATCGGAAGACTCCGCCATAAGGCAACTGGGAGGAACAGTGGTTAGAGATATAAGACCCGGAGAGATGGTTTACATAGACAAAGAAGGAAATATTGAAAGTGAAATTGTCTCAACTAGTAGTGTTTCTTTCTGTTCGTTTGAATATATATACTTTGCAAGACCTGATTCTAAAATAGACGGAATTTCAGTTTATAATGCTAGAATTAGGTTAGGAGAGATCCTAGCCGAAAAGCATTACGTTGATGCGGATATAGTAGTCCCGATACCAGAGTCATCAATTCCCATAGCTATCGGCTATTCCAGAAAAGCTAGAACCCACCTAGAACTTGCCTTAGTAAGGAGTATGGTAGCTAAGAGGTCATTTATAATGCCAACTCAAGATAAAAGAGAGAGTGTACTAGAGGAAAAGTTCGGGGTAGTAAGTGAAGTTGTGCGGGGTAAAAGAATAGTATTAATAGATGACTCTATAGTTAGGGGTAATACTATGAAGCGGATAGTAAAACTGCTTAAAGATAATGGTGCATTACAAGTCCATGTCAGAGTGGGTTCCCCTAAAATACGTTACCCTTGTTATATGGGGATAGACTTTCCTACATCTAATGAACTCATAGCTTATGGTAGAACTGAAAAGGAAATCGCGTTTGAAATAGGGGCTGACTCAGTTGAATACCTTACTATAGAGGAGATGATAGAGTCAATAGGCAGGAGGGACTTATGTCATGCATGTTTTTCTGGGGTATATCCCCTAAAATTTTCGTATAATATGTCCCAGTTAGAATCTATATTTAAGAGGTGA
- a CDS encoding amidophosphoribosyltransferase — protein MGGILGIYAFDKIWNVSKFLYYGLIGLQHRGYSYSGITALNEKGFSTVLDNVAPEDLDIKGLEGWSGVGYSGTKGGYPMVTDYGVAVIDGVLRDPENLLRSIYKDPESGLRESKGVFSLVFLTKDGRMIGYRDESGIKPLEIGGFGFDLAILSSETSGISVIGGEFKREIAPGEMVYIDQYSVSYAKIKEAKPQYCSIDIIYQSRIDSHVFNADIYDIRVKIGEQLASERKIEADVVIGVPDTAIPYAIGYSRKTGIPFALGFTRTGSPIRTMLASDEFLKVIGVQLKLNPIKASVKGKRIVLIDDSMVTGRTLKNTIFSLRSLGAKEVHVLIGSPKLVSYCPYGMEVPEEKDLIAANLTDEEISKVIGADSIYWLSLEGLYKVIGHRNLCVGCMTKFYPKEV, from the coding sequence ATGGGTGGAATACTAGGTATATACGCATTTGATAAGATATGGAATGTAAGCAAATTCCTATACTACGGTCTAATAGGATTACAACACAGAGGCTACTCCTATAGCGGTATAACGGCTCTAAATGAAAAAGGGTTTTCTACAGTTCTAGATAATGTAGCGCCAGAGGATTTAGATATAAAGGGACTAGAGGGTTGGTCTGGCGTAGGATATAGCGGAACCAAAGGAGGTTACCCAATGGTCACGGATTACGGCGTTGCAGTCATAGATGGAGTATTGAGAGACCCAGAAAACCTCCTCAGAAGTATATATAAAGATCCAGAGAGCGGATTGAGGGAAAGTAAAGGCGTTTTCTCATTAGTCTTCTTAACAAAGGACGGCAGGATGATAGGGTATAGGGATGAGAGTGGAATAAAACCCCTCGAGATCGGTGGGTTCGGGTTTGACTTAGCGATACTGTCTTCAGAGACCTCAGGGATCTCTGTAATAGGTGGTGAGTTTAAGAGAGAGATCGCGCCAGGTGAAATGGTCTATATAGACCAATACAGTGTCTCTTACGCTAAAATAAAGGAAGCTAAACCTCAGTATTGTTCCATAGACATTATTTATCAGAGCAGGATCGACAGTCACGTGTTCAATGCTGATATATACGATATCAGGGTAAAGATAGGTGAACAATTAGCTTCTGAGAGGAAGATAGAAGCTGATGTTGTCATCGGGGTACCGGATACAGCTATCCCATATGCGATCGGATATTCAAGGAAGACCGGGATACCTTTCGCATTAGGCTTTACAAGGACCGGGAGTCCTATAAGGACGATGCTAGCATCAGACGAGTTTCTTAAGGTTATCGGCGTTCAACTTAAACTTAATCCAATAAAGGCTTCTGTAAAAGGAAAGAGGATCGTTTTAATAGACGACTCTATGGTCACCGGCAGGACATTAAAGAATACAATTTTCAGTTTAAGGTCTTTAGGGGCTAAGGAAGTCCACGTCCTGATAGGTAGTCCCAAGCTCGTGTCTTATTGCCCTTACGGTATGGAAGTGCCTGAAGAAAAAGACCTCATTGCTGCTAACCTGACGGATGAAGAGATATCAAAGGTTATCGGTGCGGACTCAATTTACTGGTTAAGCCTAGAAGGGCTATATAAAGTAATAGGTCATAGGAATTTATGCGTAGGGTGTATGACCAAATTTTACCCTAAGGAGGTGTAA
- the purD gene encoding phosphoribosylamine--glycine ligase → MAKVLLIGDGARENALAEALGKSSKGYKVYALSTYTNPGIKEVVNNTGGKYYLGNILSPEEVRRVIKDTSPDFGVVGPEDPLFEGIANVFREEGIPVVGPDKEDAMIEKSKVWMRQLMWKYEIPGRLRFKAFNNLEEASKFILDFGGSIAIKPSEQVGGKGVKVVADLQAYLSEEKRNALSKGVDRIAGLVKDDVKLIIEEKVDGPEYTLHVLTDGYSYLPLPLAQDYKNAYEDGIGPETGGMGSISGPSWSLPFINEEEYSKSLDIVRLTAEAIKKETGKDYIGILSGQMMLTGLWGPTIIEYYSRLGDPEASAIIPRLEGDFGEILEMVATRHLSKAKINVTEKPSIVRAVAPLGYPLDKKMASGHKISLDLPKMREIGCKVYFGSVAIEGMSLVTKGSRALELVVIDEFNNASKRLDQCFSMISSDTKLIYRHDIGNSIDTQVEKAEIVRYTYKARERAGILGVSADWSPNGGLW, encoded by the coding sequence ATGGCTAAAGTCCTTCTTATAGGAGACGGTGCAAGGGAAAACGCATTAGCAGAAGCTCTAGGTAAGTCAAGTAAAGGTTATAAGGTATACGCACTATCCACATATACTAACCCCGGCATAAAGGAAGTAGTAAATAACACCGGCGGTAAGTACTATCTCGGGAATATTTTATCGCCTGAGGAGGTAAGAAGAGTAATAAAGGATACCAGTCCCGATTTTGGTGTAGTAGGGCCAGAGGATCCTTTATTTGAAGGGATTGCCAACGTCTTCAGGGAAGAAGGAATTCCGGTAGTAGGGCCGGATAAGGAAGACGCAATGATAGAGAAATCTAAGGTATGGATGAGGCAATTAATGTGGAAATACGAAATTCCAGGCAGGCTTAGATTTAAAGCGTTTAATAACTTAGAAGAAGCCTCGAAATTTATTCTTGATTTTGGTGGCTCAATAGCTATAAAACCCTCGGAACAAGTAGGAGGTAAAGGCGTCAAAGTGGTCGCAGACCTTCAGGCTTATTTAAGCGAGGAAAAGAGAAACGCCTTAAGCAAAGGAGTAGACCGTATAGCGGGTTTAGTTAAGGACGATGTTAAACTTATTATTGAAGAGAAAGTTGACGGTCCAGAATATACACTCCATGTATTAACAGATGGATACTCGTATCTTCCTTTACCTTTAGCCCAAGATTATAAAAACGCCTATGAGGACGGCATAGGTCCTGAAACTGGAGGTATGGGATCGATATCTGGCCCAAGTTGGTCACTCCCATTTATAAATGAAGAGGAGTATTCAAAGTCGCTAGACATAGTAAGGCTTACTGCTGAGGCTATTAAGAAAGAAACTGGAAAAGACTACATAGGTATTTTATCTGGGCAGATGATGTTAACGGGTTTATGGGGTCCTACAATTATAGAGTATTATTCTAGATTGGGAGACCCAGAGGCCTCTGCTATAATACCTCGGCTAGAAGGCGATTTTGGCGAAATACTTGAAATGGTCGCTACTAGACATTTGAGTAAGGCTAAGATAAATGTAACGGAAAAGCCCTCAATTGTAAGGGCTGTAGCACCCCTCGGCTACCCTTTAGACAAAAAGATGGCGAGTGGCCACAAGATCTCCTTAGATTTGCCTAAAATGAGGGAAATAGGTTGCAAAGTATATTTTGGCTCGGTAGCTATAGAAGGTATGTCTCTAGTGACTAAAGGTTCGAGGGCATTAGAACTAGTGGTGATCGACGAGTTTAATAATGCTAGTAAAAGACTAGACCAATGTTTCTCAATGATCTCTTCCGATACTAAACTAATCTACAGGCATGATATCGGTAATAGTATAGATACACAAGTGGAGAAAGCTGAAATTGTAAGATACACTTATAAAGCTAGAGAGAGGGCCGGAATATTAGGCGTCTCTGCTGACTGGTCTCCAAATGGTGGTCTTTGGTGA
- the purM gene encoding phosphoribosylformylglycinamidine cyclo-ligase yields MVSDYTKAGVDLDKLRGYHSFISSYLSSSELPIKIGHYAGAIKVGDKYIVMHVDGVGTKTLLALKTGIIEPTGIDCVAMNVNDIACVGARPLALVDYLALEKPMDDVVEKVMKGLKKGSDESNVVVVGGETAIMPGVISGYDLSCSVVGIADKLKTGNDVKPGDVVLGLASNGIHSNGYSLVRKLIDEGKINLDKWAEELLRPTRIYSNSLLSVFEKIKAAAHITGGSFSKLKRITAYRINIRLPEPPDIFKLIENSGVSHKEMHRVFNMGIGMVLFVDKEKEDEVIKILSKTEKVFELGRVEEGEGIMITTYKNQVLNF; encoded by the coding sequence TTGGTGAGTGATTATACTAAAGCCGGTGTTGATTTAGATAAATTGAGGGGCTACCATTCATTTATCTCGTCTTATCTTTCTTCATCAGAATTACCAATAAAGATAGGGCATTATGCCGGTGCAATAAAGGTCGGGGATAAGTATATTGTAATGCATGTAGATGGTGTAGGGACTAAGACTTTACTAGCGTTAAAAACGGGGATAATAGAACCTACCGGGATAGATTGTGTGGCTATGAATGTAAATGATATAGCGTGTGTAGGGGCTAGACCATTAGCCCTAGTTGATTACTTAGCACTAGAAAAACCTATGGACGACGTGGTCGAAAAGGTAATGAAAGGTTTAAAAAAAGGTTCAGATGAGTCCAATGTAGTGGTTGTTGGCGGTGAGACAGCTATAATGCCCGGGGTGATTAGCGGTTATGATTTATCATGTTCAGTAGTCGGGATAGCAGATAAATTAAAGACCGGAAATGATGTGAAGCCTGGTGATGTGGTATTGGGGCTGGCGAGTAATGGGATCCATTCTAATGGTTACTCGTTGGTTAGAAAGCTTATTGATGAAGGGAAAATCAATTTAGATAAGTGGGCAGAGGAACTTTTAAGGCCTACTCGTATTTACTCTAACTCGTTATTATCGGTTTTTGAAAAGATAAAAGCTGCTGCACATATTACCGGAGGTTCATTTTCAAAACTCAAGAGGATAACAGCTTATCGAATTAACATTAGATTGCCCGAGCCTCCCGATATTTTTAAACTTATAGAAAATAGCGGAGTTTCTCACAAAGAGATGCACAGAGTTTTTAATATGGGTATAGGTATGGTTCTGTTTGTGGATAAAGAAAAAGAGGACGAAGTTATAAAGATTTTAAGTAAAACTGAAAAAGTGTTTGAATTAGGAAGAGTAGAGGAAGGAGAAGGAATAATGATAACTACATATAAGAATCAAGTTCTTAATTTTTAA
- a CDS encoding ribbon-helix-helix domain-containing protein, whose amino-acid sequence MFFKGYSFKRVRLFFTENMKKVVSVRLREDIVSKIDKYTEELGLDSRTDFLRQALDYYVHRKKG is encoded by the coding sequence ATGTTTTTTAAAGGTTACTCTTTTAAGAGGGTAAGACTATTTTTTACTGAGAATATGAAAAAAGTTGTAAGTGTGAGACTTAGAGAAGATATTGTTTCAAAAATAGATAAGTATACAGAGGAACTAGGCTTAGACAGTCGAACCGACTTCTTAAGACAAGCCCTAGATTATTACGTCCATAGAAAGAAGGGCTAA